The Punica granatum isolate Tunisia-2019 chromosome 4, ASM765513v2, whole genome shotgun sequence sequence GGAAGCTATCGGGTGGGGCGATAACAGGGATCGTGATCGGATCCGTTCTCGGGCTCCTGTTCATCTTATTGATATTGTTCTTCCTCTGCCGTAAGAAGAGCGCCACGAAGGAGGCTAAAGATGCCGGAGGGGCCGGTGAGCAGACCGCGTTTGATATCCCTAGGGAGAAGGAGGTAGGGGCCTCGAGCGTCCGCTCGGTTTCGTCGAGAGGTGAAGGGAAGAGCGATAACAAGAGCCTCGTCTTCTTCGGGAAGCAGAAGGGGGCGTTCGATTTAGAGGATTTGCTGAGGGCTTCGGCGGAGGTGCTGGGGAAGGGGACGTTCGGGACGACCTACAAGGCAGCTCTAGAGATGGGAGGGATGGTCATCGCCGTGAAGAGGCTGAAGGAAGTGGTGGTCTCGGAGAAGGAGTTCCGGGAGAAGATGAAGGAGATCGGTGAAGTTGAGCATGAGAACTTGGTTCCATTAAGGGCTTATTACTTCAACAGGGACGAGAAGCTTCTTGTCTATGATTACATGCCCACTGGGAGCTTGTCTGCTCTTCTTCATGGTAAGAACGGGAACTATCCTTCTCTCCTCAGCAGCTTCTGTTTGTTTATCATCACGTGACACAGTCACGAAATCGATTCTGTTGTTATGTTGGAGGCGCAGATGTTTTCCGGTTGTCCGTAATGCTTACATTGATGCTCGTCAGATTGATATCTCCGCAATGTAGTCTAATTTTCTGGAATCTCATTGCAGGAAACACGGCCTTGGCTAGGACTCCACTCAACTGGGACACTCGATCCAGCATCGCCCTTGGGGCAGCCCGTGCAATTGCCCACCTCCATTCCCGAAGCCCGACAGCATCCCATGGGAACATCAAGTCCTCAAACGTACTCCTCACCAAGTCATACGAGCCCCGTGTCTCCGACTTTGGCCTTGCCCATATTGCAAGCCCGACCTCTACTCCCAGTCGGGTGAGCGGCTATCGTGCACCGGAGGTCACCGATACCCAGAAAGTGTCCCAGAAGGCCGATGTTTACAGCTTCGGGGTATTGCTGCTGGAGCTCCTCACAGGGAAGGCGCCCGCTAATTCCCACTTAAATGAGGAGGGAGTTGACCTCCCAAGGTGGGTCCAGTCTGTAGTCCGAGAGGAATGGACTGCCGAGGTTTTCGACCTTGAGCTTCTAAGGTACCAGGATGTTGAGGAGGATATGGTCCAGCTCTTGCAGCTCGCACTTGACTGCACCTCTCAGCACCCCGACAAGCGCCCTTCCATGGCCGCTGTGGCCACTAGGATAGAAGAAATCTGCCGATCAAGCTCTGCACAAGAGCCTGACCCACCGCGCCACGTGGATAATGCTGATGGGTCATCCCAGTCACAGCAGACCTTTTCGATTGACTCAGCTGCACCTTCATCTTCATTGAAGGAATGAAGAAATAGCCGCATTCTTGCATCATATTTTTTCAGGACGTTTTTAGGAGTGTGCGCTTTTTGATTGTTTGATTTTTTGATAGTGTCCTCTTTGCGATGATTTGAGAATGTGCCATTCTTCCTTTTAACCTTCAGTTCGTGTTTCATTCTTTGCAATGGAAGAGCTCCCAAGTGTTATTTATCACTGTATCTTTGCTCAAGATTCGGAAGATGCCTTATTTTCATGTGCCTGTTAAATTATCTTTCAAGATCTTTCACAATGTATTCCATGTCAGACTCCGAAGCAGCTTAGATCCATGACATGATCGAACCACCCAAAAATCGAATTGAATAAAGCAATTCCAAGGCCTCAACTGTTTCAAGTACTGTACAGACCAATTTATTTGGACCCAAACCAAAGATTAAGGAACAAATGCTATGGAAAAAGGCTTCCGCTAATTGGTGCCCATCAGCAGCTCACCCACTTGAAGCTCTTAAACTTGAGTAGGATAGGGTTCACCTTGTTCATCGATCATCTTGTGGTTCTCGAGTGCTTGATGAGCCAATCGATGACAACATCTATGTTGATGGAGTCCTTGCACGAGATCATGTAGCAGCAGACTTCTCGATCTTTGATCGATTCTAGACCTCTGCAAATACAAAAGCAGGGAATTTTCTGATTAATGTGGTCAGCAACCATGGGAGAAGCATCAAA is a genomic window containing:
- the LOC116204485 gene encoding probable inactive receptor kinase At3g02880 is translated as MKPLLLVLCLSFFYLLPPSKPDLESDRSALSALRSAVGGRSLLWNLSAPHCSWTGIICDKDQIVELRFPGMGLSGTLPAGVLGNLTTVQTISLRYNALSGSIPPDIADISALRNLYLQGNAFSGEMPSFLFSLQNLVRLNLASNKFSGPIPSGFSNLTRLKTLYLEQNQLNGSIPDLNLKLDQFNVSYNNLTGSVPSSLSGMPRSAFEGMPLCGSPLKSCNGTGGSGRKLSGGAITGIVIGSVLGLLFILLILFFLCRKKSATKEAKDAGGAGEQTAFDIPREKEVGASSVRSVSSRGEGKSDNKSLVFFGKQKGAFDLEDLLRASAEVLGKGTFGTTYKAALEMGGMVIAVKRLKEVVVSEKEFREKMKEIGEVEHENLVPLRAYYFNRDEKLLVYDYMPTGSLSALLHGNTALARTPLNWDTRSSIALGAARAIAHLHSRSPTASHGNIKSSNVLLTKSYEPRVSDFGLAHIASPTSTPSRVSGYRAPEVTDTQKVSQKADVYSFGVLLLELLTGKAPANSHLNEEGVDLPRWVQSVVREEWTAEVFDLELLRYQDVEEDMVQLLQLALDCTSQHPDKRPSMAAVATRIEEICRSSSAQEPDPPRHVDNADGSSQSQQTFSIDSAAPSSSLKE